A single region of the Chitinophaga niabensis genome encodes:
- a CDS encoding AraC family transcriptional regulator translates to MKPRYKPIPSESNLFKVEFQNTSEVFDYPWHYHPELEITYILNGKGVRYVGNTIENFYEDDLVLLGSNLPHAWNHTADPSQQVIAIVIYLKEEFLDKTWMQSIEFETVRKLLAAMSKGIKIDTHVASRLKPKFIDLVNASSFERLMILLQILQELSLNTEFRYLCEQEFMVDLNLNDKERINAVYKFIQTNYKQQISLADISSKLNMTEEYFSRFFSKTMKKPFFEFLNEYKINRACKLLIETDKQVSEVCYASGFESLPFFYRQFKKFKNCQPKNYRQDYQKISF, encoded by the coding sequence ATGAAACCGCGATACAAACCGATTCCATCTGAATCCAATCTGTTCAAAGTGGAGTTCCAGAATACGAGTGAAGTGTTCGATTATCCCTGGCATTACCATCCGGAGCTGGAGATCACTTATATACTGAATGGAAAGGGTGTGCGTTATGTGGGAAATACGATAGAGAACTTTTATGAAGATGATCTTGTACTACTGGGTTCTAACCTGCCTCATGCATGGAACCATACAGCAGATCCATCACAGCAGGTGATCGCTATTGTTATTTATCTGAAAGAGGAATTCCTTGATAAAACCTGGATGCAGAGCATTGAGTTTGAAACGGTGCGCAAGTTATTAGCTGCTATGAGCAAGGGGATTAAAATAGATACCCATGTTGCCAGCAGGCTAAAACCGAAGTTCATTGACCTGGTGAATGCCTCTTCTTTTGAAAGGCTGATGATACTCCTGCAGATATTACAAGAGCTGTCCCTCAACACGGAGTTTCGTTATCTGTGTGAGCAGGAGTTTATGGTTGACCTTAATCTTAATGATAAGGAACGCATCAATGCAGTGTATAAATTTATTCAAACGAATTATAAACAACAGATATCGTTAGCAGATATTTCATCCAAGCTGAACATGACGGAGGAATACTTTTCCCGCTTCTTCAGTAAAACGATGAAGAAACCCTTTTTTGAATTTCTGAATGAATATAAAATCAACAGGGCATGCAAACTATTAATAGAAACAGATAAACAGGTGAGTGAAGTATGCTATGCTTCAGGGTTTGAAAGCCTTCCTTTCTTTTACCGGCAGTTTAAAAAATTTAAGAATTGCCAACCTAAGAATTACCGGCAGGATTACCAAAAGATCTCCTTCTAA
- a CDS encoding aminoglycoside 6-adenylyltransferase translates to MRTETELLHEITTWAGKNEAIRAILLTSSRANGKADLLSDYDIEFVVNDLPEFLKDDSWLKTFGHPVSVVVENEEAFDGENAMRMVFYDDYIKVDFKLYAIGKFIEQVNKPELQEDWDVGYKILIDKDGLTKGMKPPTAKSVTIVKPTEEEFQFFINDAWFCMPYIAKCLWRDQLFYAKHVGDSIMRFEDFQKIIEWYIGMQHNWQLNPNKYGRLFKQYLEPDLWKRIEATFTGADIEDNWKALFAYAEVVRELGKAIAEKLHYTYPQELDEKISAYLHKIKHLDKNATDIK, encoded by the coding sequence ATGAGAACGGAAACAGAGCTCCTCCATGAAATAACTACCTGGGCTGGGAAGAATGAAGCCATCCGCGCCATCCTCCTCACCAGCTCCCGCGCCAATGGCAAAGCAGACCTCTTATCTGACTACGATATAGAGTTCGTAGTTAATGATCTCCCGGAATTCCTCAAAGATGATTCCTGGCTAAAAACCTTCGGCCATCCGGTATCTGTGGTTGTTGAAAATGAAGAAGCTTTTGATGGAGAAAATGCCATGCGCATGGTGTTCTACGATGATTACATCAAGGTCGATTTCAAACTTTACGCCATAGGTAAATTCATAGAACAGGTCAATAAGCCGGAGTTGCAGGAAGATTGGGACGTAGGTTACAAAATACTGATCGATAAAGACGGCCTCACCAAAGGGATGAAACCCCCTACAGCAAAATCCGTCACCATCGTAAAACCAACAGAGGAAGAATTCCAGTTTTTTATCAATGATGCCTGGTTCTGCATGCCCTACATCGCCAAATGCCTCTGGAGAGACCAGCTGTTCTATGCAAAACATGTAGGAGATAGTATCATGCGCTTCGAAGATTTTCAGAAGATCATTGAATGGTATATTGGCATGCAGCATAACTGGCAACTCAATCCCAACAAATACGGCCGGCTCTTCAAACAATACCTGGAACCCGATCTCTGGAAAAGGATAGAGGCTACCTTTACCGGAGCAGATATAGAAGATAACTGGAAAGCTTTATTTGCTTATGCGGAAGTAGTAAGGGAATTGGGCAAAGCTATTGCAGAAAAACTACATTACACTTACCCGCAGGAACTGGATGAAAAAATATCCGCTTATCTCCATAAGATAAAACACCTGGATAAAAACGCAACGGATATAAAATGA
- a CDS encoding P-loop NTPase family protein, producing MKILIFGASGAGSTTQGKDLSAVLNIPYFDTDHYFWETSFTVKRDPVTRNSMLKADLAKQESFIVGGSLVSWGDEWTSIFDRAIFLYLPPDIRLERLRKREFERYGDVIYTDPERTKLYEEFMDWAASYDTDTPRRSLAVHEAWMKKLTCPVLTIKEDLSVESRRERIQVFIRKN from the coding sequence ATGAAAATACTCATCTTCGGCGCATCAGGTGCAGGTTCTACCACACAGGGAAAAGATCTTTCTGCTGTATTGAACATTCCCTATTTTGATACTGATCATTATTTCTGGGAAACATCTTTTACTGTAAAAAGAGATCCCGTCACCAGGAATAGTATGCTGAAAGCTGATCTTGCAAAGCAGGAAAGTTTCATAGTAGGAGGTTCCCTGGTAAGCTGGGGAGATGAATGGACAAGTATTTTCGATCGTGCTATATTTCTATACCTTCCACCGGATATCAGGCTGGAAAGATTGAGGAAGAGAGAGTTCGAAAGATATGGAGACGTTATTTACACAGATCCCGAAAGAACGAAATTATACGAAGAATTCATGGACTGGGCTGCCAGTTATGATACAGATACACCGAGAAGAAGCCTCGCCGTACATGAAGCATGGATGAAGAAACTAACATGCCCCGTGCTCACTATTAAAGAAGACCTTTCCGTAGAAAGCAGGCGGGAGAGGATTCAGGTATTTATTAGAAAAAATTAA
- a CDS encoding SusC/RagA family TonB-linked outer membrane protein, whose protein sequence is MNLRAIKFVKAVRSLLPLLLLLHTAGVFAQTRITVTGKITASGSPLPYVSVSIQGTSQGATTNEQGIFTLNAQIGQTLIISHMGFGRKEVKITNQEPLNITLESTAQDILNDVVVVGYGTKKKTSVTAAISTLKGAEVASLPISNLSNGLGGRVAGVVVKQGSGEPGKDGSSIFIRGIASTGATQPLIIVDGIPRSFQQLDPNSIETFSILKDAAAVAPYGVAGANGVILVTTKKGKTGIPTLTYNGYVGFQNPVKLPDYVNSYQYATLRNAAAVNEGLPKPYSDADLQKFQDGSDPDAYPTFKNIWKDLTNRNAKLTNHNVEISGGTENVKYYAALGYQFQEGMWPATNTRRFNMTLNLDAKVTSTTNVSFNLNGRYQKDQYPSIGTGRIFELIGYLHPLYGPLKFSNGMYGTFVTGSLFNSGYQKINTTAIYSQISVEQQLPFLPGLKAKGTIAFDPTYAMNKTWAKPVQRASLDKSQTPYVIKDGIFGPTKASLSQSYANDYQLTYQFGLNYDRSFGKHGLSLLGLFEAKSNDYLSLGASRRNYNLSIDEISLGSASQADMSTSGTSSAARQMGLVYRIAYDYNRKYLLEASGRYDGSYYFSPDNRFGFFPAFSVGWRLSEEHFIKDNYNWINNLKIRASYGEVGALAGSPFQFMSTYSVLGTNYVLGGNAVQGIRERAEPNPNITWERAKKTDVGLEVNLWKGLLNVEADYFYEKRSNMLVNPDVIVPAEYGIGLSQVNAGVMENRGFDLSVSSVYDVSKDLHLSLGANLTYAKNKVLQVFESATTYNNPNRRITGKPLGTQFGFHALGYFQQSDFDGSGALKSGIATQPWGAVKPGDIRYEDINKDGKINDADLTVIGDPNAAPRIIYGIAPGIKYKTISLDLLFQGAAKTNWYYHGSSIMPFWETMLPYVHNFDYWTPENPNAANPRLTSSPTVNNSQRSSFWMANAAYLRLKSATLSYNLPANVLSKIKMQNIRIYLSGQNIFTWTKLINYDPEIGRNDSGHPDSAWGYPNQKTLSVGANITF, encoded by the coding sequence ATGAATTTACGCGCAATTAAATTCGTAAAAGCCGTCAGGTCATTACTACCGCTTTTGCTGCTCCTGCATACTGCAGGCGTTTTTGCCCAAACGCGGATAACTGTTACAGGGAAGATCACAGCCAGCGGTTCCCCTTTACCATATGTATCCGTGTCCATTCAGGGAACATCACAGGGAGCTACTACAAATGAACAGGGTATCTTCACCCTTAACGCCCAGATTGGCCAGACCTTGATCATTTCTCATATGGGATTTGGCAGGAAAGAAGTGAAGATCACTAACCAGGAGCCACTGAACATCACGCTGGAATCTACCGCGCAGGACATCCTGAACGATGTGGTGGTAGTAGGTTATGGTACAAAAAAGAAGACATCCGTTACTGCGGCCATATCAACACTGAAAGGTGCTGAAGTGGCTTCACTGCCCATTTCCAACCTGAGTAATGGCTTAGGTGGAAGGGTTGCCGGAGTTGTAGTAAAACAGGGCTCAGGCGAGCCCGGGAAAGATGGCTCCAGTATTTTCATCAGGGGGATCGCATCCACAGGAGCCACACAACCCCTCATCATCGTAGATGGTATTCCACGGAGCTTTCAGCAATTGGACCCTAATTCCATTGAAACCTTTTCCATACTGAAAGATGCTGCCGCGGTAGCGCCTTATGGTGTTGCCGGTGCAAACGGTGTTATTCTCGTAACCACTAAAAAAGGTAAAACAGGTATCCCCACACTTACCTACAATGGGTATGTAGGATTTCAGAATCCCGTTAAACTACCTGATTACGTTAACTCTTATCAGTATGCCACATTAAGGAATGCGGCAGCTGTTAATGAAGGATTGCCCAAACCCTACTCCGATGCCGATCTGCAAAAATTCCAGGACGGCTCAGATCCGGATGCATATCCCACATTTAAAAACATCTGGAAAGATCTTACTAACCGGAATGCGAAACTAACCAATCACAATGTTGAAATTTCCGGTGGTACAGAGAACGTAAAGTACTATGCTGCCCTCGGATACCAGTTTCAGGAAGGTATGTGGCCTGCTACCAATACCCGCAGGTTTAATATGACACTCAACCTTGATGCAAAAGTTACCAGTACCACCAATGTTTCTTTCAACCTCAATGGACGGTATCAGAAAGACCAATATCCTTCTATCGGTACCGGCCGCATCTTTGAGCTGATAGGTTACCTGCATCCTTTATATGGCCCGCTTAAATTCAGTAACGGCATGTACGGTACTTTTGTAACCGGAAGCCTCTTCAACAGCGGATACCAGAAGATCAATACTACAGCTATCTATTCCCAGATTTCTGTTGAACAGCAATTACCTTTTCTGCCCGGCCTGAAAGCAAAGGGAACCATTGCATTTGACCCTACTTATGCAATGAATAAAACCTGGGCTAAACCGGTTCAGCGCGCAAGCCTCGATAAGTCCCAGACACCCTATGTGATCAAAGACGGTATCTTCGGCCCAACAAAAGCTTCCCTGAGCCAAAGTTATGCAAACGACTACCAGCTGACTTATCAGTTTGGCCTGAACTACGACAGGTCTTTCGGAAAACACGGCCTGAGCCTGCTGGGATTATTTGAAGCCAAGAGCAACGATTATCTCAGTTTAGGTGCCAGCAGAAGGAACTATAATTTATCGATCGATGAGATCAGCCTCGGAAGCGCCAGCCAGGCAGATATGAGCACATCCGGAACATCCAGCGCTGCCAGGCAGATGGGTTTGGTATACCGGATTGCATATGACTACAACAGAAAATACCTGCTGGAAGCTAGTGGCCGGTATGATGGTAGTTATTATTTCTCTCCTGATAACAGGTTCGGATTCTTCCCTGCATTTTCTGTAGGATGGCGTTTGTCTGAAGAACACTTTATCAAAGACAATTACAATTGGATCAATAACCTGAAGATCAGGGCTTCTTATGGAGAAGTAGGCGCATTGGCTGGAAGCCCTTTCCAGTTCATGAGCACTTATAGCGTACTGGGAACAAACTATGTGTTGGGAGGTAATGCCGTACAGGGTATCCGTGAAAGAGCAGAACCTAACCCTAATATTACCTGGGAACGCGCCAAAAAAACAGATGTTGGTTTAGAAGTGAATTTATGGAAAGGCCTGCTGAATGTTGAAGCGGATTACTTCTATGAAAAACGCTCTAACATGCTGGTGAACCCGGATGTAATTGTACCTGCTGAATATGGCATAGGATTAAGCCAGGTGAATGCAGGTGTAATGGAAAACCGTGGTTTCGATCTTTCTGTCAGCTCTGTATATGATGTATCAAAAGATCTGCATCTTTCTTTGGGCGCTAATTTAACCTATGCAAAGAACAAAGTACTGCAGGTATTTGAATCCGCTACTACCTATAACAATCCTAACCGCCGTATAACAGGAAAACCCCTGGGCACGCAGTTCGGCTTCCACGCGCTGGGTTATTTCCAACAAAGTGATTTTGATGGATCGGGAGCATTGAAATCCGGTATTGCCACACAACCATGGGGAGCTGTGAAGCCCGGAGATATCCGGTATGAGGATATCAATAAAGATGGTAAGATCAATGATGCTGATCTCACTGTGATAGGAGACCCCAATGCTGCACCCAGGATCATCTATGGTATTGCTCCGGGTATAAAGTATAAAACTATTTCCCTCGATCTGTTGTTCCAGGGAGCTGCCAAAACCAATTGGTATTATCACGGCTCTTCTATCATGCCATTCTGGGAAACCATGCTTCCCTATGTACACAACTTTGATTACTGGACACCGGAAAATCCAAATGCTGCCAACCCGAGGCTGACTTCTTCACCTACCGTGAACAATTCACAGCGCTCGTCTTTCTGGATGGCCAATGCCGCTTATCTGCGTCTGAAAAGCGCTACCCTTTCCTATAACCTACCTGCTAATGTACTCAGCAAAATAAAAATGCAGAACATCAGGATCTATTTATCCGGGCAGAACATTTTTACCTGGACGAAGCTGATCAATTACGACCCGGAGATAGGCAGGAACGATTCAGGGCATCCGGATAGTGCCTGGGGATACCCCAATCAAAAGACCCTTTCTGTAGGTGCAAACATTACTTTCTAA